The window AGGGGGCTTTTCTTCTGTCTCCAGCTTGACTCCAAAGATGCCTCAGTTACTGCGAAACATTAACGGGATCATCGAAGCCTTCGAACGCTACGCCAGGACGGAGGGCGACTGCGCGGTTCTCAGCCGGGGCGAGCTGAAAAGGCTCTTGGAGCATGAGTTTGCTGACGTCATCGTGGTATGAGGCGCACagccaggtggggagggggcagcagaggagacagaaggCCAGTTTGCCTGCAGACACGTTGCCTCAGGGATTGAGAAGGCAGCCGCTGAATCCAGGCCTTGGGCCTCAAAGCAGCTGTgcaggcaaagagagagaagatgaagagaTGGTCACGGGAGTTGACAGGCCCTGGTCCTTCAAGAAAATACATTGACTTCAATTAATTCtaatttgaaaacaaagtaaaaggaCTCTAAAGGGACAACTCAGGGAGGAACAGAGCCTTTGAATattctagaaacaaaaataattgctACTTTCTGCTGCTTCTTAGATCTGATTCAGTAACATTTCCTATGTCTAATGGAAATTTGATCATCATTAATAAGCATTCATTGGCAGCATAGCCCTATGCCTTGCACAAAGCAGTGGCTCAAAAACAGCTGAGTGATCACATCAGAAATGAGGTTTGGAGAGCAGGCTGTTAACAGTGGGGGGAGACTCTGCGAGCCCCTCCCTCACTAACCAGAACCAGGGCCCTGATGTACCTCCCCACCTGTGCTGCCTTTCGTTTGCAGCTAAAGCAATCAGGATGATGAAGGTCTCGGGGACAGGAGTGTGTGGGCACAGAAGGATGCTGCTTACGCGTGCTCAGGGCAACCCATGGCCCCACTGGACCCCCACCCACCCTATCTTGGGAAAACACCTGAGCCTCAGCAAGGATCTCAGAGAATTCCCAGGGGGCCATGTTCCCGCTGTGCTTCTCTTGAAGTTGGGCTCACTGGAGAGAATACGGCCTTgctgcccagggccaggggcagagCCTGCCCAAAGAATCATTATGAGcccatcatttattcattctccatTAAATCTTTATCCGATTCTCCTACAGGCCAGAAAGTGTGCCAGACACAGGGGATACAAAACAAAGGGTGCTTCCTAGGcttgagggagagagacaggactGAAAAATGAAAACGATTCCGTGTCAGTGCTGCTATAGCAATATGTGTGCAGTGGTGGGGCCAGAGAGGGCCAGCTCCCAGGCTCGGGGGTGGGAAGCCTGGAAGCTGAGTGAACCGGCCTGCCCAAGTCCTCCTCACGTGAGGGAAGCTGACTTAGCTTCATCTTCTCCCCAGAAACCCCACGATCCGGCCACTGTGGACGAAGTCCTGCGCCTGCTGGACGAAGATGACACGGGAACTGTGGAATTCAAGGAGTTCCTGGTCTTGGTGTTTAAAGTCGCCCAGGCCTGTTTCAAGACACTGAGTGAGAGTCCTGAGGGGGCATGTGGATCTCAAGAGTCTGGAAGCCACCCCTCTGGGGCCTCACAAGAGCTGGGGGAAGGACGGAGAAGCAGCACTGAAGTGGGAAGGGTTGGGAAAGGACAGCGTCATGAGGGGAGCAGTGGTGGACAGAGTGAGCAGGCTTCCAGAGGGCAGGGTGGGACTGGGACTCAGACTCAGGGTCAGGACATCAGCTCTACTCAGGTCAGTGACCATGACAAGCAGTCTGAGTCCCAGCGACAGCAGAGAGAGAGCCAGCAGACACAAAGCAGGGGGCATGTAGAGCAGCCCCAGAGAGTAGGGGAAGACAACGGTCCTCAGACAAGAGAGCTGGGGTCAGAGAGACAGTCGCAGACCAGGGAACAGGACAGAGCCCACCAGACAAGTGAGACCATGAGTGGAACCATAACTCAGACCCAGACAGGTGCCACCCAGACCATGGAGCAGGAAAGGAGCCATCAGACAGGAAGCACTGGCACCCAGCCCCAGGAGTCCATGTATGGCCAGACCAGAAGAACTGAGACCCACAGTCAAGACAGGAGCCAGACCAGCCAGGTAGTGACAGGGGGACATATTCAGACACAGGCAGGTGCCACCCAGACTGTGGAGCAGGACAGGAGNNNNNNNNNNATTCAGACACAGGCAGGTGCCACCCAGACTGTGGAGCAGGACAGGAGCCATCAGACAGGAAGCACCAGCACCCAGCCACAGGAGTCCACATATGGCCAGACCAGAGGGGCTGAGATCCACACTCAACATAGGAGCCAGACAAGTCAGGTAGTGACAAGAGGACACATTCAGACACAGGCAAGGTCACACACCCAGACTGTGGAGCAGGACAGGAGCCATCAGACGGGAAGCACCAGCACCCAGCCACAGGAGTCCACCTGTGGCCAGACCAGAGGAACTGAGACCCACAGTCAAGACAGGAGCCAGACGAGCCAAGTGGTGACAGGACACATTCAGACACAGGCAGGGTCACACACACAGACTGTGGAGCAGGACAGGAGCCATCAGACGGGAAGTACTGGCACCCAGCCCAGGGAGTCCACATATGGCCAGACCAGGGGGACTGAAATCCACGTTCAAGACAGGAGCCAGACAAGCCAGGTAGTGACAGGGGGACACACTCAGACACAGGCAGGGTCACACACCCAGACTGTGGAGCAGGACAGAAACCAAACTTCAAGCCATATAGGGTCTAGAGAACAGGGACAGACCCAGACACAGTCAGGCAGTGGTCAAAGAAGGACACAAGTGAGCAACTATGAGGCAGGAGAGACAGTGCTGGGAGGACAGGCCCAGACTGGGGCAAGCACTCACTCAAGCTGCAGTGTgacaggagggcagagagagagagagcccacAGTAGTTAACCAGGAGTGGGTTGATGACCAGACAAGGACGATAGTGATCCAAAGGCAGGACCAGGGGAGCGTGCACACAAGCGTGCCTTCAGCACAGGGCCAGGAGGCAGCCCAGCCAGAAGGGAAGCGAGGCATCACAGCCAGGGGGCTGTATTCCTACTTCAAAAGCACCAAGCCCTGAGTGTCCCACCCCTGGACTCCAGTGCCAGGAAGGACACAGCTGGAGAGGAGTTGGCTTGTCCTGCCCTGGCCAGTCCAGTTGGCATGTTCCTGGACATCAGCTCTTAATCATGGTGCTTCTCTTTTAGGTCTTTCTCAGTGAGACTCTTTGTGCAAGGTGCTTTTATCCTAAACTCTTCTCTCCTACCTGCTTTGCTGTGCTCCTCTCAGGAGCAGGAAGACATAGAGCAAGTGATCCCTTTCTGCTGAATTCTCCTCAACCTGTCAGAGTTTTCAGAGCTACTTTTTTCTCTGCCATCTGTCCATTGCCCCATCTATCCTAATGCATCAATAAAGCCTTCCTAAGCAACTAGGCTCTGTGTCCCATTCAATTGCATCTATTAACATGATGGGCTAAGGGCTACAGGGCGATGATGATGCACTGGACATGGTCCCCTACCCTCGAAGAGCATCCAGTTGAGAATGCATTGAGTGAGATTCCGAGAATTGTAAAAAGTCAAAGAGGAGATATCATACTTTAATATTTGGCAGAGATGGATCAGGAAAGGTTTCAACCAGAAGAAGCTTTTTTGTAATGTCCTTAAAGGACAAGTAGGACTTGGGTAGGTAAAGCTATTCTCAGTCTTTCATGACCTCTAATTCTAGAGTGTTAAGTCTCTGTTCACCTGTAAGGTCACGTAGGAAGGCTGACTTAAGGTTACCAATAAATGGAAGAGGGCCCCCAGAGACTGTGTAGAGGAAGTGGGAAAGGCATGTGCTACCAGGTACTGAGCCAGGAGCCAAAGCtcctgacctcccctcccccactccccatgGTGTCAGCTCTGACCTCTCATGATGTCTCACCCACTAGATATGAACAAGTTATGGGGTGAAACCTTTCAACTCTGGTTTATTCTAAGAATCACATCAggaatagttttaaaatacagatttataaACCTAACCCTAGAGATGCTGAGTCCAAAGGTTTGCAGTGGAGCCTATGAATAGCGTTTATAAACTTCTTAAGGGGGACTTCTGCTCCTAGCAGTATGGCAGACTAGATACCCTGAAGGGCCTCCCACAACAAAATAACTAGACCCTCCATAAAGCATAGTTTTCATTGCATTCTTGGTTTACAGGAAGCAAGGGAAATCtccaaggagaaaacaaaatgtggtaggcTGTTAACAACCCCCCAAAATGCCCAGGTCCTAATCCAAGAACCCCATGAATATGTtacttatatggcaaaagggactttgcacgtgtgattaagttaagggtcttgagatggggagataatTCTGGATTATTGGAgcgggcccaatgtaatcacaagggtctctATCAGGGTGAAAGTCAGTAAAAGGAGACATGGTGATGGAACCAGGGGTTGGAGCAATGTGCTACAAGACAAGGAAGGcgggcagcctctggaagctagaaaaagcaaggaaatgaattttcccctaaagcctccagaaggagcacagcccttccaacaccttgattttagacttctgacctccagggcTGCAagggaataaatgtttgttgttttaaaccattaagtctgtggtaatttgttacagcagcaatgggaaactaatacGGAAGACAACAACCCTGAATTGGAGCCAGAATAGTAAAGAGTAAGTGTGTGTGAGGGGTAAGGTCACCCTTCTGAGGACAAATCGATTTATATCCTTCCAAACTGACCTGTAGGTATAAAGGCCAAAGACAAACAGCAAAGGACTTACAAGACTCGGAAAACTGTTCCCATAACCCCTTCCTGGGGAATCTATTACAGAATgagcttcaaaagaaaaaaacccataaacaaacaaaaccccagaaCAATAGAAAAAGCATTCGTCATACAGTATGACAATGAGCATTTAGATATACTAACTGTAGAACTAATAACAAATAATGGGGATAAAGGTGACAGAATAGCATTTAATACTATATgctctgaaaatataaatataatacagctaatgaaaaatggaaggagaaagagaaagcatatGGAGAGTGGAGGAAGCTTATTATTGTCTCATAGACATACATACTGATAAGTAAAAACTGAGAGTAAAAGAATATCACTTTAAATCAGAtattgaggaaggaagaaagaggggagagTAAAAAAGTTTCCAGAAAATTCCATTACTACTTAGAGTAGGGGATGAATAGACAATACATTGAAAAAGGGAGGGGATACATATTACATAAAGATGTTACTATAAAggtaacattaaaacaaaaatacaaactttcctcaacatcaaaatatatttcaggaaaaaaaggaaataaaacagacaacATAGTGAATGATGTTATTTATGTATAAGACATATAGTTGCATGAATATGACATAAAAGAGTGTGACAGACTGAGGTCAAACATATTGTTtgtaataataatgtaaaaaagGCTTATCTCACTTGTAAAAGACTAAGTTTTCATATTAGCTCTATGTAAGTCTATGCTCTTtacagagaaattcaaatcaaagagactcagaaaattattttttaaaggttgagtGGGTTAATATATATCaggaaaatacagattaaaacaaaatttttaaaaagcagtggtTATCTTGATCTTGATCCAAGAGAAGGTAGAATTCAATTCAAAAAGCATGAAATAAGACCAAGAAGAACCCTTTAAAATGCCAAAGGCAATAATTTCACAATGAAGATATAACAGTTTTTAATATCTATACATTTAACAATGTAACACAACTCTCATAAAGCAGAAACTACAAGAGATACAAGGACAAATTTAAAAAACGTAATACTTTATCTCAGTTCAAGACAGTAAGTGTAGAAAAGAATTGAGCACAATTAAGATATAAATTACTCTTTACTATATATATAACCCACCAACATATTAACCCAACAATAAAAACTACAGCTTCTGCATGTAGAATATTCAATATTAGGccacaaacaaaaccacaatgcaTTAttcaaaaatagcaataataCAAAGAGCATTCTTACAAGCAATGTAATATCAATGAATATTGCTAAATCTCTACTGTTGTTGCAAATTAACAACAGAAACACACACTATTAAACAACTCTCAGAGAAAAGGAGATGAATacgtgacatcagcaacatgtggagtgagctgttccctttgtctctcccccattgaactacaactaaatggacattcattaaccaatgGAGGAagcctacacagcacaacaggatgcctgagagacccacacggCTATACATTTGAGGGTGGATTGACCACCCCCACAGGAAGTGATGGAGATAGGCGAGCAGCCGTGGCAGCGCTGTGCACATGCACAAATGCTTTCCAGATTGGTGTGAGTGCCCGTAGTATCACTGCACCCTGAAAGTGGGAACATGCCCCAGGGGGACTGCAGGAAGAGACAGCAGTAGCCCTTAGCCTATTTGTGATTGCTTTCCTGGTGGTGGGGGAGCCCACCTTGTCCCTgcagtcccaaggagtggccctggcTTGGTCCCCTCAAGGAAGCCCTGCCCACGAAGCACAGTGGCCAGCAGGACTACAAGCAGAGGGAGTGGCAGATCTACACACCAGGACAAGCATACTCCCAGCCTGTGCAAGCACCCACAGAACTGCTGCACCCTGAAAGTGGGAATGTGCCTTGGGGAAACCAAAGGAAGAGATGGCAGCATCGCTTAGCCTGCTCCTGATCACTTTCCTGGGAGTGTGGGAGCCCACCATGCCCCTGCGATACCAAGGAGTGGCCCTGGCTTGGACCATGCTAGGAAGCCCCACCCTCCAGGCACAGTCTACAGATGTGCCCAAAAACTCTCCAGGATGGTGCAAGTGCACATAGTAcccccacaacttccagcagatggggtgcaATCCGAAagtctgctcctgcttccccttAGTGATAGccggtggaatctgcaacctaaTACTACCACAAATCAGCTGGCAAAAcgttagttcatcaaacaccatgagaaactacagcaacaattcagaccagaaggaaaatgacaattctccagaaaccaactcTGAAGGCACAGAACTTTACAGTCTAAacgacagagaattcaaaatagctgtcacaaagaaactcaacgagttacaagaatactcagaaagacagttcaatgagctcaggaataaaattattgagaaaaagtaatacctcaccaaagaagttgaaactatttttaaaaaccaagctgaaattctggatatgaagaacacaattaattaaataaaaaataatctagaatccttaaaaaatagagctgacttATGGAGCAAAGAATTAGTGAGTTAGAggatagaaatgtagaaatgctacaggtggaggaagagacagaactaagatttttaaaaaaatgaaggaattcttgagaatatctgactcaattaggaaaaagtactatgaggattataggtattccacagggagaagggaggaagaaaggaggagagaacttgttcaaaaaatagctgagaacttccaaaacctggggaaagtactggatttacaaatacatgaagctaataaaacacctaattatatcaatgctaaaagaccttctccaaggcatataatagttaaactagcaaaagtcaatgacagaaaaaatattaaaggcagcaaggtggaagaaaataacctacaacgGAAccactatcaggctttcagtggatttctcagcagacaccttacaggctaggagagaatggaatgatatattcaaaatactgaaagacaaaaacttccagccaagaatattctacccagcaAAACTTttcttcagatacaatggagaaataaaagctttcccagataaacaaaagccgaGGGAGTTTATCATCACTAGaactcccctacaagaaataattaaagatgccctaaCACCAGAAACtcaaaggcaaaggtctacaaaactttgagcaaggagataaatagacagacaaaatcagaaaactgtagctcTCTATCAAAACAGGGAAGCAAATactcaattataacttaaaagataaagagaaggaaagataagCAGTAACAATAGACACTTCAaattagtcacaaactcacaacacaaaacagaacctgcttaggctaatggagataagaggctatgagaaaatgaactatttcatctaggagatcttttatacaaacttcacagcaaccactaaacaaaaaatcagagcagagccacaattcataaaaagagagaaaacttccttagaaaaccaccaaaatgaagtgacactcagaaatacaaagggagagaaacattggaaatatagaacaaccagaaaacaagaaataaaatggcagtgttaaaCCCTCCTATATTAAAAATCACtcgagggccagccctgtggctgggtggttaagttcgtgtgctccacttcagtggtccagagttttgctggtttggatcctgggtgcagacctagtgccactcatcaagccatgcagacGTGGTGTCCAACATAGCAGAACCAGatggacctacaactagaatatacaactgtgtactgggggctttgaggagaagaagaagaagaagaagaaaaagatgattggcagcagatgttaactcagatgtcaatctttaaaaacaaaaaacaccctaaatgtaaatggattgaattctccaatcaaaagacacagagtagctggatggattacaaaacaagacccgacaatatgctgcctccaggaaacacatctcagctctaaagaaaaacataggatcagagtgaagggatggaagataataccccaagctaatggcaaacaaaagaaagcaggtgttgccatacttatatcagacaaagcagacttcaagttaaaaaagacaatgagagacaaacaggggcagtatataatgataaaagggacattccaccaagaggacataacacttatgaatatatatgcacctaacacaggagtaccaaagtacataaagcaactattaatagacctaaaggcAGAAagtaacagcaacacaataatagtaggggacctcaacactctacctccatcaatggacagatcatctagacagaaagccAATAAgaaaatagtggatttaaatgaaacatttgatcagatgggcttaatagatatatagagagcattccatccaaaaacagcagaatacacattcttctcaagtgcacacagatcatcctcaaagatagaccacatgttgggaaacagggcaagcctcaataaatttaagaagactgaaataatctcaagcaccttttctgaccacaatgctatgaaactagaaatcaactacaagaaaaaaactgggaaagtccgaaatatgtggagactaaacaacatgctatgaACAACCATtagatcactgaagaaatcaaaggagaaatttttaagtacctggagacaaatgaaaatgaaaacacaacacaccaattcttatgggatgcagcaaaagctgttataagagggaaattcatagcaatacaggcccacctcaacaaaccagaaaaaatctcaaataagcaatcttaaactgtacctaaaagaactagaaaaagaagaacagacaaagcccaaagtctgcagaaggagtgaaataatacaaatcagagcagaaataaatgaattagagactacaaaaacagtagaaaggattaatgaaactaagggctggttctttgagaagataaacaaaatttacaaacctttAGCTTGactcactcagaaaaaaagagagaagcctcaaataaataaaattagaaatgaaagaggagaaattacactggatactgcagaaatacaaaggattgtaagagaatactatgaaaaattatatgcccacaaattggataacctagaagaaatggataaattcatagactCATAAACCTTACAAAAattgaatcaagaggaaatagagaatctgaatagaccaatcacaagtaaagaaattgaaacagtaatcaaaaacctcccaaaaaacaaaaatccaggaccagatggcttctctggaggattctaccaaacatttaaggaagatttaacacctttccttctcaaactattccaaaaatttgaagaagacagaatgtttcctaagtcattctatgaggccagcattaccctgataccaaaaccagacaaggacaacacaaagaaggaaaattacaggtcaatatcactgatgaacacagatgcaaaaatcttcaacaaaatactagcaaaccaaatacagcaatacattaaaaggaccataaatcacaatcaagtgggatgtattccagggacagagggatggttcaacatctgcaagtcaatcagtgcaatacacattaacaaaatgaggaataagaatcacatgatcatctcaacagatgtggagaaagcatttgataagatccgacatttatttattataaaaactctcaataaaatgggtatagaaggaaagtacctcaacataataaaggccatattgacaaacccacagccaacatcacactcaaagAACAAACCTTGACCCTTTTTTAGGCAACATCTCAACCTTATTTTTTGCCTCTTCCAAATTTCAAGGGGTCAGGAGCAAGAAAATTATTCTAgacctgagaagaaagaacaaagctggagtcatcacaATACCTGATgttaaaatataccacaaagctatagtaataaaaacagcatggtactggtacaaaaacagacacacagatcaatggaacagagttgaaagcccagaaatgaaacaaCACATCTAAGGACAGttaacctttgacaaaggagccaagaacataaaatggagaaaggaaagtctcttcaacaaatggtgctgggaaaactgcacagccacatgcaaaagaatgaaagtagaccattatcttgcaccatacacaaaaattaatgcaaaatggattaatgacttgaatgtaagacctgaaaccataaaactgctaaaagaaaatataggcagtacactgtttgacgttggtcttagcagcatcttttcaaataccatatctacctgggcatggaaaacaaaagaaaaaattaacaaatgagactacatcagactaaaaaacttctgcaaggcaaaggaaaccataaacaaaatgaaaagacaacccaccaactggagaaaatatttgcaaataatatattcgacaaggggttaatctccaaaacatataaagaactcatacaactcaacaacaacaaaaaaccaaacaacccgatcaaaaaatgggcggaggatatgaacagacatttctccaaacaagatatacagatgaccaacagacacAAGAAacagtgctcaacatcactaatcattagggaaatgcaaatcaaaactacaatgaaatgtCACCTTACACcggttagaatggctataatcaccaagacaaaaaacaataattgttggaaaagatttggagaaaagggaacactcatgcattgctggtgggaatgcaaactggtgcagccactatggaaaacagtatggagatttcccaaatattaaaaatagaaataccatatgatccagctatcccactactgggtatttatccagagaacttgaaatccatgatccaaagagattcacgcgcccctatgttcactgcagcattattcacaatagctaagacatggaagcaactcaaatgcccttctacagatgaagggataaagaagatgtgatgtatatatatatatatatatatatatatatatatatacacaatggaatactattcagccataaaaaagacaaaatcttctcatttgcaacaacatagatggtccttgagagtatgatgttaagtgaaataatccagacagagaaagacaaatactgcatgatttcactcatatgtggaagataaacaaatacatggacaaagagaacagattagtggttaccagaggagaagggggctggaggtgggtgaaaggggtaaaggggcacatatgtacagtgaaaGACAAAATTAGATTACTGGTGGTAAGcatgatgaagtctattcagaaattgataaataataatgtacactcgAAACTATGTTATAAATCATTTTGATCTCACTAAAActattggggaaaaaacaaaacaagaaaaaaggagatgaatacaaaatgaaattgaagagcttttagaaaatgatgataattaaACTAGACACATAAAGATCTATGAACACAGCTACATGGATGCTCTgaggaaaattcatagccttAACGacatgttaataaaaattaaaattaatgaattaagttttcaaactgaaaagctagaaaaataccaacaaagaaaatatatatataaggaagaattttaaaaggtatgagaagaaattaataacaaatagaaaaaagttcaataagtaaataagtaaataaataaatagcctaTTTCTTTGAATCGACAAAGTAGAAAAGCACTGACCAACCtaatttataaaaagataaagagTTCAGTTGAGAAAgcacaaatacacaaaataagaaataacaatgGGCAAAAGAGACAAAGtttgaagaaatacaaatgatcctttaatatataaaaatatgctaaAGTTTATTcacaataatagaaataaattaaaactatatatattctgtatattaaaaCTATACTAAGATTCCATTTCTCACCATCAGCTTGGCAAAAACCTAAAATTTGAGAATATACTTCGTTGacgaggctgtggagaaaaggtacTCCTACACTTttgtggtgggaatgcaaaatgatacagcctcAATGGAGGAGAATTTGGCAAAATTCATCATTATTACATCTACCTATCTTGTTCTTGCTGTTTCCCCAGTGCCTAAAGTAGATCCTGGAAAACAGTagcattcaataattatttgatgAAAAAATTGAATGACTCAATCTCTCCTTCCCCATACTTTAGTTCTTACTGTCTTGTCACAGACCTGTGACTATGGAAAGGCAAATACAATCAAGTTGGtatcaaataagaaaatggagtTTCTTTAGTGTGTGGAAGTTACACACCTCACAGAGAAAAAAGGGCAAGTGAGTGTGTGAGGATCTACCCaaaggggctgggaggaagtggCCCTTCCATTCCTACCTCCAACCCCAACAGGAGATTCTGGCCATGAAAGCCTGGAGCCTACTTATTCCTTGGAATAGACACCATCCTCAGGATCCATGTTCCCAGGGAGcctccagggggaggcaggggTTACCCTGGAACAATGGG of the Equus quagga isolate Etosha38 chromosome 13, UCLA_HA_Equagga_1.0, whole genome shotgun sequence genome contains:
- the CRNN gene encoding cornulin, with the protein product MNQAFLWGGDLPSKTVASIKSPIKGSCPAHQARHTPLNSHLLHPACALGKPGQTRAGARGAGCSPEAIGSLLLQRTSKQFLLLGGCWQPQQNHPRAFLDQQSLTPKMPQLLRNINGIIEAFERYARTEGDCAVLSRGELKRLLEHEFADVIVKPHDPATVDEVLRLLDEDDTGTVEFKEFLVLVFKVAQACFKTLSESPEGACGSQESGSHPSGASQELGEGRRSSTEVGRVGKGQRHEGSSGGQSEQASRGQGGTGTQTQGQDISSTQVSDHDKQSESQRQQRESQQTQSRGHVEQPQRVGEDNGPQTRELGSERQSQTREQDRAHQTSETMSGTITQTQTGATQTMEQERSHQTGSTGTQPQESMYGQTRRTETHSQDRSQTSQVVTGGHIQTQAGTQAGSHTQTVEQDRSHQTGSTGTQPRESTYGQTRGTEIHVQDRSQTSQVVTGGHTQTQAGSHTQTVEQDRNQTSSHIGSREQGQTQTQSGSGQRRTQVSNYEAGETVLGGQAQTGASTHSSCSVTGGQREREPTVVNQEWVDDQTRTIVIQRQDQGSVHTSVPSAQGQEAAQPEGKRGITARGLYSYFKSTKP